In Dioscorea cayenensis subsp. rotundata cultivar TDr96_F1 chromosome 9, TDr96_F1_v2_PseudoChromosome.rev07_lg8_w22 25.fasta, whole genome shotgun sequence, a genomic segment contains:
- the LOC120268932 gene encoding calmodulin-binding protein 60 D-like isoform X1, protein MVSLLTGDTPLTIDFQFDEVEAPMSAAMPDASETTTSFPRQFTTNQFPVVPLPTVDNPLPTDFPNEQGFIAPPSSGTGGPFNSLSEMPILCGGVSSDPSGVEKHDYDFEKAQTMPSQIHNPDDDTFHGPAMSRIPLSSDSYPQSKGMEEAATEFGQLKSTVGELKTQFLEMERRIRFLERSGTMGREKRGLELSADGEEHGSNAKRQKAPALASVIIEALKVDSLQKLCSSLEPVLRRVVRGEVERGLAKLGPAMLGTRSSPIRIEGSDGRNLQLHFRSRLSLPLFTGGKVKGEHGASLHVVLLDANTGHVVTSALESSAKLDVVVLEGDFNNEDDWTDEDFESHVVKEREGKRPLLTGDLQVSLKEGVGTVGELTFTDNSSWKQSRKFRLGLKIASGFCEGIRIREAKTEPFAVKDHRSELNKKHYPPDLKDDVWRLEKIGKDGSFHKRLNEAKIYTVEDFLRLVVRDSQKLRNILGSGMTDKMWESLVEHAKTCVLSENYYVYYSDDTRNFGAIFNIIYEFLGFIAGGQYYSAESLSDSQKVFVDTLVKKAYDNWMNVIEYDGKALLNFKQSKQTTTSQNEVSSAQANCSASYDQHKVSQASPSVDTGGTMGGGVISSRYGGNQSARYSTQTEHMAPNAQLQYESSSYNLQNQFIDSSQQAQITRNDSTGLVLTPSQQPSLGFQSMSQALQPSNLNSYADWTTCQRDSRVDDLLSEEDIHMISRQLLENEDMQHLPHVPSIDSAANLSEDGFSFPSFMPSPCSNYNFDEDRNHTSGNAVIGWRIFFQKQVAEERAQLELVELDE, encoded by the exons ATGGTATCTCTGCTAACTGGGGACACTCCTCTCACCATTGACTTCCAG TTTGATGAAGTTGAGGCCCCAATGTCTGCTGCAATGCCGGATGCTAGTGAGACAACAACAAGCTTTCCTCGCCAATTTACCACCAACCAGTTTCCTGTGGTGCCTCTGCCAACTGTGGACAATCCTCTCCCCACTGACTTCCCG AATGAACAAGGTTTCATTGCACCTCCTAGTAGTGGTACTGGTGGACCATTCAATTCTCTCTCAGAAATGCCTATTTTATGTGGTGGTGTGTCCTCTGATCCCAGTGGTGTCGAGAAACATGACTATGATTTTGAGAAAGCTCAGACAATGCCATCACAAATCCACAATCCTGATG ATGATACCTTCCATGGACCTGCAATGTCAAGAATACCTTTGTCTTCTGATTCATACCCTCAGAGCAAGGGCATGGAGGAAGCTGCCACAGAATTTGGTCAGCTTAAATCGACTGTTGGAGAACTCAAGACCCAG TTTTTGGAGATGGAGCGACGGATTAGGTTTTTGGAGCGATCTGGGACGATGGGGCGGGAGAAGCGGGGTCTTGAGCTTTCTGCTGACGGGGAGGAGCATGGTTCCAATGCTAAGCGCCAGAAGGCCCCTGCTCTTGCGAG tgtgaTCATCGAAGCGCTCAAAGTGGATAGTTTGCAAAAGCTTTGTTCATCATTGGAGCCTGTTCTGCGTAGAGTT GTTCGTGGAGAAGTGGAGCGTGGTTTAGCGAAGTTGGGGCCTGCCATGCTTGGTACCAG GTCTTCTCCTATACGAATTGAAGGATCAGATGGAAGAAATCTGCAACTCCATTTCCGTTCAAGGTTGTCGCTGCCACTTTTTACAGGAGGGAAAGTAAAGGGGGAGCATGGAGCTTCTTTACATGTTGTGTTACTAGATGCGAACACTGGTCATGTCGTAACATCAGCACTTGAATCATCTGCAAAACTAGATGTTGTTGTTCTTGAAGGTGATTTTAACAATGAAGATGACTGGACAGATGAAGACTTTGAAAGTCATGTAGTCAAAGAACGTGAAGGAAAAAGGCCTCTTTTAACTGGGGATTTGCAGGTATCCTTGAAAGAAGGTGTTGGGACGGTTGGGGAACTAACATTTACTGACAATTCAAGCTGGAAACAAAGTAGGAAGTTCAGACTTGGTTTGAAAATTGCTTCAGGCTTCTGTGAGGGAATTCGTATCCGCGAAGCGAAGACAGAACCCTTCGCAGTTAAGGATCACAGAAGCGAAT TGAACAAGAAACACTATCCTCCTGATTTGAAGGATGATGTCTGGAGACTGGAAAAGATTGGCAAGGATGGTTCGTTCCACAAAAGGTTAAATGAGGCAAAAATTTATACAGTAGAAGATTTTCTACGTCTTGTTGTGAGAGATTCACAAAAATTGCGGAAT ATCCTGGGAAGTGGCATGACAGATAAGATGTGGGAGAGCTTAGTGGAGCATGCGAAGACTTGTGTCCTAAGTGAGAATTATTATGTATACTATTCTGATGATACAAGGAATTTTGGTGCTATATTCAATATTATCTATGAATTCCTTGGCTTCATTGCTGGTGGGCAATATTATTCAGCTGAAAGCCTCAGTGACAGCCAGAAG GTGTTTGTCGATACCTTAGTGAAGAAGGCATATGACAATTGGATGAATGTTATAGAATATGATGGGAAGGCCCTTCTAAATTTCAAGCAGAGTAAGCAAACAACCACTTCACAGAATGAAGTTTCATCTGCCCAGGCAAATTGTTCTGCTTCCTATGATCAACATAAAGTCTCTCAAGCCAGCCCATCAGTTGATACAGGAGGAACCATGGGTG GGGGTGTCATCTCAAGTAGATATGGTGGAAATCAATCAGCCCGATATTCCACTCAAACTGAGCATATGGCACCCAATGCTCAGTTACAGTATGAAAGCAGTTCATATAATTTACAGAACCAGTTCATTGATTCTTCTCAGCAGGCCCAAATCACAAGAAATGATAGTACCGGCTTGGTATTGACCCCCTCGCAACAACCTAGCTTGGGTTTCCAATCCATGAGTCAGGCCTTACAGCCATCTAACCTCAATTCATACGCTGACTGGACCACCTGTCAAAGAGATAGCCGTGTTGATGATTTACTCTCTGAGGAAGATATTCACATGATAAGCCGCCAACTGCTAGAGAATGAAGATATGCAGCACTTGCCCCATGTCCCCAGCATAGATAGTGCTGCTAACTTGTCAGAAGATGGATTTAGTTTTCCCTCATTCATGCCATCACCATGCTCTAACTATAACTTTGATGAGGATCGCAACCACACATCAGGCAATGCTGTCATTGGATGGcgaatattttttcaaaagcaaGTTGCTGAGGAGAGAGCTCAGCTTGAGCTTGTTGAGCTCGATGAATGA
- the LOC120268932 gene encoding calmodulin-binding protein 60 D-like isoform X3 encodes MVSLLTGDTPLTIDFQNEQGFIAPPSSGTGGPFNSLSEMPILCGGVSSDPSGVEKHDYDFEKAQTMPSQIHNPDDDTFHGPAMSRIPLSSDSYPQSKGMEEAATEFGQLKSTVGELKTQFLEMERRIRFLERSGTMGREKRGLELSADGEEHGSNAKRQKAPALASVIIEALKVDSLQKLCSSLEPVLRRVVRGEVERGLAKLGPAMLGTRSSPIRIEGSDGRNLQLHFRSRLSLPLFTGGKVKGEHGASLHVVLLDANTGHVVTSALESSAKLDVVVLEGDFNNEDDWTDEDFESHVVKEREGKRPLLTGDLQVSLKEGVGTVGELTFTDNSSWKQSRKFRLGLKIASGFCEGIRIREAKTEPFAVKDHRSELNKKHYPPDLKDDVWRLEKIGKDGSFHKRLNEAKIYTVEDFLRLVVRDSQKLRNILGSGMTDKMWESLVEHAKTCVLSENYYVYYSDDTRNFGAIFNIIYEFLGFIAGGQYYSAESLSDSQKVFVDTLVKKAYDNWMNVIEYDGKALLNFKQSKQTTTSQNEVSSAQANCSASYDQHKVSQASPSVDTGGTMGGGVISSRYGGNQSARYSTQTEHMAPNAQLQYESSSYNLQNQFIDSSQQAQITRNDSTGLVLTPSQQPSLGFQSMSQALQPSNLNSYADWTTCQRDSRVDDLLSEEDIHMISRQLLENEDMQHLPHVPSIDSAANLSEDGFSFPSFMPSPCSNYNFDEDRNHTSGNAVIGWRIFFQKQVAEERAQLELVELDE; translated from the exons ATGGTATCTCTGCTAACTGGGGACACTCCTCTCACCATTGACTTCCAG AATGAACAAGGTTTCATTGCACCTCCTAGTAGTGGTACTGGTGGACCATTCAATTCTCTCTCAGAAATGCCTATTTTATGTGGTGGTGTGTCCTCTGATCCCAGTGGTGTCGAGAAACATGACTATGATTTTGAGAAAGCTCAGACAATGCCATCACAAATCCACAATCCTGATG ATGATACCTTCCATGGACCTGCAATGTCAAGAATACCTTTGTCTTCTGATTCATACCCTCAGAGCAAGGGCATGGAGGAAGCTGCCACAGAATTTGGTCAGCTTAAATCGACTGTTGGAGAACTCAAGACCCAG TTTTTGGAGATGGAGCGACGGATTAGGTTTTTGGAGCGATCTGGGACGATGGGGCGGGAGAAGCGGGGTCTTGAGCTTTCTGCTGACGGGGAGGAGCATGGTTCCAATGCTAAGCGCCAGAAGGCCCCTGCTCTTGCGAG tgtgaTCATCGAAGCGCTCAAAGTGGATAGTTTGCAAAAGCTTTGTTCATCATTGGAGCCTGTTCTGCGTAGAGTT GTTCGTGGAGAAGTGGAGCGTGGTTTAGCGAAGTTGGGGCCTGCCATGCTTGGTACCAG GTCTTCTCCTATACGAATTGAAGGATCAGATGGAAGAAATCTGCAACTCCATTTCCGTTCAAGGTTGTCGCTGCCACTTTTTACAGGAGGGAAAGTAAAGGGGGAGCATGGAGCTTCTTTACATGTTGTGTTACTAGATGCGAACACTGGTCATGTCGTAACATCAGCACTTGAATCATCTGCAAAACTAGATGTTGTTGTTCTTGAAGGTGATTTTAACAATGAAGATGACTGGACAGATGAAGACTTTGAAAGTCATGTAGTCAAAGAACGTGAAGGAAAAAGGCCTCTTTTAACTGGGGATTTGCAGGTATCCTTGAAAGAAGGTGTTGGGACGGTTGGGGAACTAACATTTACTGACAATTCAAGCTGGAAACAAAGTAGGAAGTTCAGACTTGGTTTGAAAATTGCTTCAGGCTTCTGTGAGGGAATTCGTATCCGCGAAGCGAAGACAGAACCCTTCGCAGTTAAGGATCACAGAAGCGAAT TGAACAAGAAACACTATCCTCCTGATTTGAAGGATGATGTCTGGAGACTGGAAAAGATTGGCAAGGATGGTTCGTTCCACAAAAGGTTAAATGAGGCAAAAATTTATACAGTAGAAGATTTTCTACGTCTTGTTGTGAGAGATTCACAAAAATTGCGGAAT ATCCTGGGAAGTGGCATGACAGATAAGATGTGGGAGAGCTTAGTGGAGCATGCGAAGACTTGTGTCCTAAGTGAGAATTATTATGTATACTATTCTGATGATACAAGGAATTTTGGTGCTATATTCAATATTATCTATGAATTCCTTGGCTTCATTGCTGGTGGGCAATATTATTCAGCTGAAAGCCTCAGTGACAGCCAGAAG GTGTTTGTCGATACCTTAGTGAAGAAGGCATATGACAATTGGATGAATGTTATAGAATATGATGGGAAGGCCCTTCTAAATTTCAAGCAGAGTAAGCAAACAACCACTTCACAGAATGAAGTTTCATCTGCCCAGGCAAATTGTTCTGCTTCCTATGATCAACATAAAGTCTCTCAAGCCAGCCCATCAGTTGATACAGGAGGAACCATGGGTG GGGGTGTCATCTCAAGTAGATATGGTGGAAATCAATCAGCCCGATATTCCACTCAAACTGAGCATATGGCACCCAATGCTCAGTTACAGTATGAAAGCAGTTCATATAATTTACAGAACCAGTTCATTGATTCTTCTCAGCAGGCCCAAATCACAAGAAATGATAGTACCGGCTTGGTATTGACCCCCTCGCAACAACCTAGCTTGGGTTTCCAATCCATGAGTCAGGCCTTACAGCCATCTAACCTCAATTCATACGCTGACTGGACCACCTGTCAAAGAGATAGCCGTGTTGATGATTTACTCTCTGAGGAAGATATTCACATGATAAGCCGCCAACTGCTAGAGAATGAAGATATGCAGCACTTGCCCCATGTCCCCAGCATAGATAGTGCTGCTAACTTGTCAGAAGATGGATTTAGTTTTCCCTCATTCATGCCATCACCATGCTCTAACTATAACTTTGATGAGGATCGCAACCACACATCAGGCAATGCTGTCATTGGATGGcgaatattttttcaaaagcaaGTTGCTGAGGAGAGAGCTCAGCTTGAGCTTGTTGAGCTCGATGAATGA
- the LOC120268932 gene encoding calmodulin-binding protein 60 D-like isoform X2, translating to MSAAMPDASETTTSFPRQFTTNQFPVVPLPTVDNPLPTDFPNEQGFIAPPSSGTGGPFNSLSEMPILCGGVSSDPSGVEKHDYDFEKAQTMPSQIHNPDDDTFHGPAMSRIPLSSDSYPQSKGMEEAATEFGQLKSTVGELKTQFLEMERRIRFLERSGTMGREKRGLELSADGEEHGSNAKRQKAPALASVIIEALKVDSLQKLCSSLEPVLRRVVRGEVERGLAKLGPAMLGTRSSPIRIEGSDGRNLQLHFRSRLSLPLFTGGKVKGEHGASLHVVLLDANTGHVVTSALESSAKLDVVVLEGDFNNEDDWTDEDFESHVVKEREGKRPLLTGDLQVSLKEGVGTVGELTFTDNSSWKQSRKFRLGLKIASGFCEGIRIREAKTEPFAVKDHRSELNKKHYPPDLKDDVWRLEKIGKDGSFHKRLNEAKIYTVEDFLRLVVRDSQKLRNILGSGMTDKMWESLVEHAKTCVLSENYYVYYSDDTRNFGAIFNIIYEFLGFIAGGQYYSAESLSDSQKVFVDTLVKKAYDNWMNVIEYDGKALLNFKQSKQTTTSQNEVSSAQANCSASYDQHKVSQASPSVDTGGTMGGGVISSRYGGNQSARYSTQTEHMAPNAQLQYESSSYNLQNQFIDSSQQAQITRNDSTGLVLTPSQQPSLGFQSMSQALQPSNLNSYADWTTCQRDSRVDDLLSEEDIHMISRQLLENEDMQHLPHVPSIDSAANLSEDGFSFPSFMPSPCSNYNFDEDRNHTSGNAVIGWRIFFQKQVAEERAQLELVELDE from the exons ATGTCTGCTGCAATGCCGGATGCTAGTGAGACAACAACAAGCTTTCCTCGCCAATTTACCACCAACCAGTTTCCTGTGGTGCCTCTGCCAACTGTGGACAATCCTCTCCCCACTGACTTCCCG AATGAACAAGGTTTCATTGCACCTCCTAGTAGTGGTACTGGTGGACCATTCAATTCTCTCTCAGAAATGCCTATTTTATGTGGTGGTGTGTCCTCTGATCCCAGTGGTGTCGAGAAACATGACTATGATTTTGAGAAAGCTCAGACAATGCCATCACAAATCCACAATCCTGATG ATGATACCTTCCATGGACCTGCAATGTCAAGAATACCTTTGTCTTCTGATTCATACCCTCAGAGCAAGGGCATGGAGGAAGCTGCCACAGAATTTGGTCAGCTTAAATCGACTGTTGGAGAACTCAAGACCCAG TTTTTGGAGATGGAGCGACGGATTAGGTTTTTGGAGCGATCTGGGACGATGGGGCGGGAGAAGCGGGGTCTTGAGCTTTCTGCTGACGGGGAGGAGCATGGTTCCAATGCTAAGCGCCAGAAGGCCCCTGCTCTTGCGAG tgtgaTCATCGAAGCGCTCAAAGTGGATAGTTTGCAAAAGCTTTGTTCATCATTGGAGCCTGTTCTGCGTAGAGTT GTTCGTGGAGAAGTGGAGCGTGGTTTAGCGAAGTTGGGGCCTGCCATGCTTGGTACCAG GTCTTCTCCTATACGAATTGAAGGATCAGATGGAAGAAATCTGCAACTCCATTTCCGTTCAAGGTTGTCGCTGCCACTTTTTACAGGAGGGAAAGTAAAGGGGGAGCATGGAGCTTCTTTACATGTTGTGTTACTAGATGCGAACACTGGTCATGTCGTAACATCAGCACTTGAATCATCTGCAAAACTAGATGTTGTTGTTCTTGAAGGTGATTTTAACAATGAAGATGACTGGACAGATGAAGACTTTGAAAGTCATGTAGTCAAAGAACGTGAAGGAAAAAGGCCTCTTTTAACTGGGGATTTGCAGGTATCCTTGAAAGAAGGTGTTGGGACGGTTGGGGAACTAACATTTACTGACAATTCAAGCTGGAAACAAAGTAGGAAGTTCAGACTTGGTTTGAAAATTGCTTCAGGCTTCTGTGAGGGAATTCGTATCCGCGAAGCGAAGACAGAACCCTTCGCAGTTAAGGATCACAGAAGCGAAT TGAACAAGAAACACTATCCTCCTGATTTGAAGGATGATGTCTGGAGACTGGAAAAGATTGGCAAGGATGGTTCGTTCCACAAAAGGTTAAATGAGGCAAAAATTTATACAGTAGAAGATTTTCTACGTCTTGTTGTGAGAGATTCACAAAAATTGCGGAAT ATCCTGGGAAGTGGCATGACAGATAAGATGTGGGAGAGCTTAGTGGAGCATGCGAAGACTTGTGTCCTAAGTGAGAATTATTATGTATACTATTCTGATGATACAAGGAATTTTGGTGCTATATTCAATATTATCTATGAATTCCTTGGCTTCATTGCTGGTGGGCAATATTATTCAGCTGAAAGCCTCAGTGACAGCCAGAAG GTGTTTGTCGATACCTTAGTGAAGAAGGCATATGACAATTGGATGAATGTTATAGAATATGATGGGAAGGCCCTTCTAAATTTCAAGCAGAGTAAGCAAACAACCACTTCACAGAATGAAGTTTCATCTGCCCAGGCAAATTGTTCTGCTTCCTATGATCAACATAAAGTCTCTCAAGCCAGCCCATCAGTTGATACAGGAGGAACCATGGGTG GGGGTGTCATCTCAAGTAGATATGGTGGAAATCAATCAGCCCGATATTCCACTCAAACTGAGCATATGGCACCCAATGCTCAGTTACAGTATGAAAGCAGTTCATATAATTTACAGAACCAGTTCATTGATTCTTCTCAGCAGGCCCAAATCACAAGAAATGATAGTACCGGCTTGGTATTGACCCCCTCGCAACAACCTAGCTTGGGTTTCCAATCCATGAGTCAGGCCTTACAGCCATCTAACCTCAATTCATACGCTGACTGGACCACCTGTCAAAGAGATAGCCGTGTTGATGATTTACTCTCTGAGGAAGATATTCACATGATAAGCCGCCAACTGCTAGAGAATGAAGATATGCAGCACTTGCCCCATGTCCCCAGCATAGATAGTGCTGCTAACTTGTCAGAAGATGGATTTAGTTTTCCCTCATTCATGCCATCACCATGCTCTAACTATAACTTTGATGAGGATCGCAACCACACATCAGGCAATGCTGTCATTGGATGGcgaatattttttcaaaagcaaGTTGCTGAGGAGAGAGCTCAGCTTGAGCTTGTTGAGCTCGATGAATGA